The following are encoded in a window of Flavobacterium sp. WC2421 genomic DNA:
- a CDS encoding aldehyde dehydrogenase family protein, with product MSNIAKRPEFKATYDNYIGGKFVAPIGGQYFDVVSPIDGKVFTRAAHSTKADLDVAVDAAHEAFQTWGKTSVTERSNLLNKIAQVIEDNLEYIATVETVDNGKAIRETLAADIPLAIDHFRYFAGVIRAEESSIAELDSQTVSIALSEPLGVIAQIIPWNFPILMAVWKLAPALAAGNTVVLKPAESTPISILVLMELIGDILPPGVINIVNGFGAELGRALVTNKKVSKAAFTGSTTTGRLVMQYATENIIPVTLELGGKSPNIFMKSVGDADDDFFDKAVEGAVMFALNQGEICTCPSRLLVHEDIYEKFIARVIERTAAIKVGNPLDRTTMMGAQASLVQKEKIMSYIKLGKEEGAELLIGGDANHFGGDLEGGYYIQPTLFKGNNKMRIFQEEIFGPVLAVTTFKTTEEAIAIANDTMYGLGAGVWTRDAHEIYQVPRAIQAGRVWINQYHSYPAGAPFGGYKQSGIGRENHKMMLGHYRQTKNMLISYDKKKLGFF from the coding sequence ATGAGCAACATAGCAAAAAGACCTGAATTTAAGGCAACTTATGATAATTACATTGGAGGAAAATTTGTAGCACCAATCGGAGGTCAATATTTTGATGTAGTTTCTCCTATTGATGGAAAAGTATTTACTAGAGCAGCACATTCAACCAAAGCAGATTTGGATGTAGCTGTGGATGCAGCACATGAAGCGTTTCAAACTTGGGGTAAAACCTCTGTGACGGAACGTAGTAATTTATTAAATAAAATTGCTCAAGTAATAGAAGATAACTTAGAATATATTGCTACAGTAGAAACGGTTGACAACGGTAAAGCGATTCGCGAAACATTAGCTGCCGATATTCCTTTGGCAATTGACCATTTCAGGTATTTTGCAGGAGTAATTAGAGCTGAGGAAAGTTCGATAGCCGAACTGGATTCACAAACAGTTTCAATTGCATTAAGTGAACCATTAGGAGTAATAGCACAAATTATACCTTGGAATTTTCCAATTTTAATGGCCGTTTGGAAATTAGCTCCAGCATTGGCTGCTGGAAATACAGTAGTTTTAAAACCTGCTGAAAGTACACCAATTTCAATACTTGTATTAATGGAATTGATAGGGGATATATTACCTCCAGGAGTGATTAATATAGTAAATGGTTTTGGTGCTGAGCTAGGTAGAGCCTTGGTAACTAATAAAAAAGTATCTAAAGCTGCTTTTACAGGATCTACAACGACAGGACGTTTAGTAATGCAATACGCTACTGAAAATATAATTCCAGTAACGCTGGAACTAGGAGGGAAGTCTCCTAATATTTTTATGAAATCAGTAGGTGATGCTGATGATGATTTCTTTGACAAAGCGGTTGAAGGTGCAGTAATGTTTGCTTTAAATCAAGGAGAAATTTGTACTTGTCCTTCTCGATTATTAGTGCATGAAGATATTTATGAAAAATTCATAGCTAGAGTAATTGAAAGAACGGCAGCAATCAAAGTAGGTAATCCACTAGATAGAACGACTATGATGGGAGCACAAGCTTCATTGGTTCAAAAAGAAAAAATCATGTCTTATATAAAACTAGGTAAAGAAGAAGGTGCCGAGTTATTAATAGGTGGGGATGCCAATCATTTTGGAGGTGACCTAGAAGGTGGATATTACATTCAGCCAACACTTTTTAAAGGAAATAATAAAATGAGGATTTTTCAAGAAGAAATTTTCGGACCAGTATTAGCCGTTACTACTTTCAAAACAACTGAGGAAGCTATCGCTATTGCAAATGATACTATGTATGGATTAGGTGCAGGAGTTTGGACACGTGATGCACATGAAATTTATCAAGTACCAAGAGCCATTCAAGCGGGTCGTGTTTGGATCAATCAATACCATTCTTATCCAGCAGGCGCTCCTTTTGGAGGATACAAACAATCAGGCATTGGACGTGAAAACCATAAAATGATGTTAGGTCATTACCGTCAAACAAAAAATATGCTGATTTCTTACGATAAAAAGAAATTAGGTTTCTTTTAG